ACGGGACGCAGGCTCCCGGCCTGCCGGGCTGATGCCCGTCGTCGGGAAGCGATGCATGGAGGCGATCAGCCCATGGCACCGGACGACGAGCTGCTCAAGATCGACGCAGCGGGTGTCGTGGTGGCGTGGAGCCAGGAGGCAACGTCCCTTTTCGGCCACGGAGCATCCGAAGCGCTCGGCCGTCCCGTCATAGAGCTGCTGCCCGGACCGTGGGCTCCGGCCGGCGCCGACCCCGACAGTCGTTCCAGCAGTCCAGGGGCGGTCCCGGGCCTCGTGATGCGGCCCGTGACGCTGAGCGACAATGGCTTGGGCTGGGTCTTCAACCTGCTCCGGTCGGAGGAGGTCGGGGATGCGCGCGAGCACGCTCTCCTGAAGGCGCTGTTCACGCAATCGCCTATCGGCATGCAGGTGCTGGATCCCGATCTGCGAGTCCTGCGAGTGAACACGGCAGCGTCAGGGATGGCCGGTTTCGACCACACACGAACGCTCGGTCGCCGACTCATTGACGTGTTCCGGCTGTCCGACCCCGAAGAGTCTCTGGCAATGGTGCGCCACGTGCTTGCCACCGGTGAACCTGCACTGGACAGGCTCGTGCGCGTCCGCCCGCCCAACGACCCGGACCACGAGCATGTGTTCTCCGTCTCCGTGTTCCGGCTCCAGGACACCGACGGCCAAGTCCTGGGCCTCTCCGCGGCAGAGGTGGACGTCACCGTGCGCGAGCGCGCCCTCGCCCGCGCACGGGTCCTCAACGATGTACGGAATCACGTGGGAACTTCGCTCGCGCTGGACGCCACCTGCACCGAACTCGTCGACGTGCTCGTACCTGCCTTCGCCGACGCCGCGGTGGTGGACCTGCTGGACCCGGTCGTCCGGGGCGACGACCCCCCGTCGGCGCCGGTGGGACCCGACGTGCCCCTGCGACGGATGTCCGTCGCGTCGGCGGACCGTCAACAGAGCTCGACGGGGGCCGGTACAGCCCCGTTCCGCTTTCCGGCAGCGTGGCTCCAGTCCCTGACCGACCTGCGGCCCCAACTCATCATGTACCACCCTGACGACGCCCCCGCCACCGATCCGCGGAGCTCGAGGTCCACGCGCGCACCAGCCTCGCATTCCGCCATCGTCACCCCGCTCACCCTCCGGGACCGCGTATACGGAACGCTGAGCCTCTACCGTGCCCCTGACCGCGACCTGTTCGTGGACGAGGACCTCGACCTCGCACTGGAGGTCGCCTCCCGTACCTCACTGCATATCGACAATGCACGCCGCTACACCCGAGAACACACCGTCGCCCTGGCCCTGCAGCGCCGTCTCCTTCCCCAGCGCCCAGAGCCGCTGGCAGCCGTGGAGAGCGCCCAGTTCCACCAGTCGGTCGATGTCGGCGGCGGCTGGTTCGACCTCTTCCCGCTCTCCGGCGCGCGCACCGCCCTCACCGTCGGCCGCGTCTCCGGTACCGGCATCCAAGCTGCCATGGCGATGGGCCAGTTGCGCACCGCCATCCACACCCTGGGCGCGCTCGACCTGGAACCCGACGAACTCCTCGCCCGCCTCGACGACACGGTGGTCCGACTCGCCGACGAACGCACCGACCTGTCCCCCGGCGACCCCCTGCGGAGCCAAGATCTGACCGCCGACTGCCTCTACGGGGTCTACGACCCGTTGAGCAAGAGCTGCGTCATCGCCCTCGCCGGAGGCCCACAACCCGTCATCGCATATCCCGACGGAACAACCGAGACAGCCGACATTCCCGTCGCTCCCCCACTGGGTTGCGGCGAGAAAGCACCGTTTGCCAGTACCCGTCTCGACCTCCCCGAGGGGAGCGTCGTCGCGCTGTGCACCGACGCGTTTCTGTCCGTGGGCGAGGCCGGGAGGAAGGCCGGCCAGGACCGTCTGCGCCAGATCCTCGCCGACAGCGGACGGCCGCTGGGCGACCTGCGCGACGAAGCGGTACGCACCGTGCCGGCTCCCTCCCCCGGCACCGACGCCGTATTGCTCCTCGTGCGGACGCACACACTCGATCCCAGCCTCGTCGCCACCTGGGAGCTGCAGGCCGACCCTGCGGCCGTCGCCACCCTCCGAGCTCGCACCCGGCGTCAGCTGGCCGAATGGAACCTCGACGAGCTCTCACTCACCACAGAACTGATCGTCAGCGAACTGGCCACCAACGCCGTCCGTTACGGCGCCCCGCCCATCACGCTCCGCCTGATCAAGGGCCGTACGCTCACCGTCGAGGTCAGCGACTCCAGCCCCGTCTCACCGCATCTGCGCCATGCGCAGACCAGTGACGAAGGCGGCCGCGGCCTGTTCATCTGTGCGGAACTCGCACAGAGCTGGGGCGTCCGCTTCAGCGACGGCAGCAAGACCATCTGGACCGAGCAAGAACTCCCCCAGCCGGCATAGAAGTTGGCGTCGGTGGTCAGGTCTGAGGCCGAGTCGATCCGCACCATCCACAGCGCGCTGGACCGGGGCATGAACTTCCTCGACACCGCCGACATGTACGGCGCGGGCCTGAGCGAGGAGATCGTCGGCCACGCCCTGGCCGGCGGGCACCGCGACTGCGTCACGCTCGCCACCAAGTGCGGCCTGATCCGCACCCCCGACGGCAGGTCTTGCGATGCGCAGATCCCGCGACGGGAGAAAGACAGACGAGTCGGGCTGTACCTGGATCCCGACCGACAAGAAGTACATGGCCCACGAGCAGGTGCCGTGTGCGGAGGGCTAACAACTGCTGCGGGATGCATAGTCGGATCTCAACGAACGTCTTCTTTCTCTGACGCTTGGGGTGCTCGTCCCGCCAGACATCCAGGGCTTTTGCCTCTCATAGGAGGGGCCGTCCGATCATAGGAGGGGTCGTCTGATGTTCTTAGGCTTGGGAAAGTCTGGGTTTTGGCGGTGGAGGTTGTAGAGGGTGCGTCAGGCGATTTCCGGCCGCTGGCAGGCTTCACCGCTGGTGGTAGTGCATAGTCAATGACTGGCTGGTGAGGGGGTGTTCAGGGTGAAGAAGTTCCAGCCGCAGCCGGGCTTTGTGGTGCAGGCGTTCCGTTTCGCCCTGGACCCGAATGCGACTCAGGAATCCGCGCTGCGGTCGCACTGCGGGGCTGCTCGGGTCGCGTACAACTGGGCGGTCGGCTGGGTGACGGCCTCGTGGTGGCAGCGGAAGGCGGAAGCCTCGTACTCGGTCGCCGAGGAGGAGCTGACGCCGTGGCGGCCGTGGTCGCTGCCCGCGCTGCGTAAGGAGTTCAACCAGGTCAAGCGCACCGATCCGCGCTATGCCGACTGGTGGCACGAGAACTCCAAGGAGGCGTACAGCACCGGCCTGGCCAACGCGGCTGCCGCGTTCGACAACTACACGAAGTCGAAGAACGGCCGCCGCAAGGGCGCCCGCATGGGTACGCCACGTTTCAAGTCCAAGCGCAAGGCCCGTCTTGCGTGCCGGTTCACCACCGGTAGCATCCGCGTGGCCGACGACCGTCACGTGACGCTGCCGGTGCTGGGAACCATCCGCACTCATGAGTCCACCGTCAAGCTTCTGGCCCGCGTGCAGGCCGGTATGGCACGCATCCTGTCCGCGACGGTGCGGCATGAGCGGGGCCGCTGGTTCGTGTCCTTCCAGATGGAGGTCAAGCGGGAGATCACCCGCGTGGCCCGTCCTGGTGTCGCCGTCGGTATCGACCTCGGGGTGAAGGTGCTCGCGGTGATGGCCGACAGTGCCGGGCAGATCGGTTACGTCGACAACCCCACGCACTACGAGGGCGAACAAAAGCGGCTGCGGCGTCTGTCCCGTCGTGTGTCGCGCCGCCAGGGGCCGGCCGTGCACGACCCCGCGACCGGCAAGACCATCCGCCGGGAACCGTCGAAACGATGGGTCAAGGCGAACGCCGAACGCAACCGCGTGCACCACCGCGTGGCGAACCTCCGCGAAGACGCCCTGCACAAGCTCACCACCGCCGTGCGTGCCGAGTACGGCACCGTCGTGGTCGAAGACCTCAACGTCGCCGGGATGCTCCGCAACCGCCGTCTGGCACGGAAGATCGCCGATGCCGGATTCGGAGAGATCCGCCGTCAGCTCACCTACAAAGGCCGGCGCAACGCCTGCCCCACGGTCGTCGCCTCGCGCTGGTACCCGTCCTCGAAAACCTGCTCGTCGTGCACGACAGTGAAAGCCAAACTGCCCCTGCACGTGCGAGTGTTCTCCTGCGACGCGTGCGGCCTGGTCATCGACCGGGACGAGAACGCCGCCCGCAACCTCGCCGACCTCGCATCGGCCGGCACAACCGGTACCGGAGTGGCCGGAGACCGGGGCACGCCCAGCGTGCCGAAACCGCGTGGAGCCGTCCAGAAGACCCGCGTCAGCCGGGCCGGCCGCAAAGCTGACCCGGTGCGGGCAGGTGGCGCAAAACCGCCCCACAGGCGGAAGGAACCGCGAGACCTTCAACAGGACACCACCGCCCAGCTCGGGCTGTGGTGACACCGTTAAGGACCATCTGTGCGTAAACGCACGGATTGCTGAGATCTGACTATGACCTCAGCAACGGTCAGTTGGGGGTCGGATCCAAGGATCCAAGGCCAGTACGTGCTCGACCAAGGAGATCAGGACCTCCTTGCCGGAGT
The DNA window shown above is from Streptomyces sp. NBC_01445 and carries:
- a CDS encoding SpoIIE family protein phosphatase, yielding MAPDDELLKIDAAGVVVAWSQEATSLFGHGASEALGRPVIELLPGPWAPAGADPDSRSSSPGAVPGLVMRPVTLSDNGLGWVFNLLRSEEVGDAREHALLKALFTQSPIGMQVLDPDLRVLRVNTAASGMAGFDHTRTLGRRLIDVFRLSDPEESLAMVRHVLATGEPALDRLVRVRPPNDPDHEHVFSVSVFRLQDTDGQVLGLSAAEVDVTVRERALARARVLNDVRNHVGTSLALDATCTELVDVLVPAFADAAVVDLLDPVVRGDDPPSAPVGPDVPLRRMSVASADRQQSSTGAGTAPFRFPAAWLQSLTDLRPQLIMYHPDDAPATDPRSSRSTRAPASHSAIVTPLTLRDRVYGTLSLYRAPDRDLFVDEDLDLALEVASRTSLHIDNARRYTREHTVALALQRRLLPQRPEPLAAVESAQFHQSVDVGGGWFDLFPLSGARTALTVGRVSGTGIQAAMAMGQLRTAIHTLGALDLEPDELLARLDDTVVRLADERTDLSPGDPLRSQDLTADCLYGVYDPLSKSCVIALAGGPQPVIAYPDGTTETADIPVAPPLGCGEKAPFASTRLDLPEGSVVALCTDAFLSVGEAGRKAGQDRLRQILADSGRPLGDLRDEAVRTVPAPSPGTDAVLLLVRTHTLDPSLVATWELQADPAAVATLRARTRRQLAEWNLDELSLTTELIVSELATNAVRYGAPPITLRLIKGRTLTVEVSDSSPVSPHLRHAQTSDEGGRGLFICAELAQSWGVRFSDGSKTIWTEQELPQPA
- a CDS encoding aldo/keto reductase; its protein translation is MVRSEAESIRTIHSALDRGMNFLDTADMYGAGLSEEIVGHALAGGHRDCVTLATKCGLIRTPDGRSCDAQIPRREKDRRVGLYLDPDRQEVHGPRAGAVCGGLTTAAGCIVGSQRTSSFSDAWGARPARHPGLLPLIGGAVRS
- the tnpB gene encoding IS607 family element RNA-guided endonuclease TnpB produces the protein MKKFQPQPGFVVQAFRFALDPNATQESALRSHCGAARVAYNWAVGWVTASWWQRKAEASYSVAEEELTPWRPWSLPALRKEFNQVKRTDPRYADWWHENSKEAYSTGLANAAAAFDNYTKSKNGRRKGARMGTPRFKSKRKARLACRFTTGSIRVADDRHVTLPVLGTIRTHESTVKLLARVQAGMARILSATVRHERGRWFVSFQMEVKREITRVARPGVAVGIDLGVKVLAVMADSAGQIGYVDNPTHYEGEQKRLRRLSRRVSRRQGPAVHDPATGKTIRREPSKRWVKANAERNRVHHRVANLREDALHKLTTAVRAEYGTVVVEDLNVAGMLRNRRLARKIADAGFGEIRRQLTYKGRRNACPTVVASRWYPSSKTCSSCTTVKAKLPLHVRVFSCDACGLVIDRDENAARNLADLASAGTTGTGVAGDRGTPSVPKPRGAVQKTRVSRAGRKADPVRAGGAKPPHRRKEPRDLQQDTTAQLGLW